Part of the Aureitalea marina genome, CAGTAGAACAACTGCCGCGGCGACGATCCAGATTACTTTTTTATTTTTCATGATAGTGGATGGTTAAAACTTCAGCTCTGTGGCCGGAATCCCGAAGTAAAGTTCCAGCACCTTCAAGCGGAAGATATAGTCGTATTTCGAACGATTGGCTTCTACAAGCGCATTGTCATAAAGCAGTTTAGCCTGACTGAAGTCAAATGAGTTGGTCAAACCAACATCGTATCGTTGTTGTGCATATTCAAAGGCCAGTTGCTGAGATTCCAGGGCAGTAGAAGCAGCCTCAAAGGCCTTCATGGAGCCCCTGGCGTCTACATAAGCCTGGTAAATGTTGGATTCCAAGTCCAATTTGGCCTGTTCCAGCAGATACTCTTGTCTCTTCACATTGACCTTGCTTCTTTTTACATTATTTCGAGCAGAGAGTCCATTAAATATAGGAACATTTAACTGCAAACCATATGAAATACCATCGTTACTCCAAAGCTGTTCCCAATAAGGTAAAGGAGAAAGTTCAACCAAAGAGGAGTTGGGTACTTCCGCGATAACGGCATCACCAGTGGTTTCTACCACCCCGATCTGAGTTGTGATTGTCGGGTTATCCGGATCGATAAAAGATCCTATTCTCGCCCTATCAGATTCCCTTGTGTTATAGTTAAAGAAACCATTTATTGTAGGGTAATAAGCACCTCTGGCCAATTGCAGGTCTTTCTCTGCCAGGTCATAATTAGTCTGGGCGATCTTCACTTCCGCCCGGTTCTCCTGAGCCGCAGCGATGATCTCAGAAATATCCTTGGCTGCGATTCCTTCATCTATGATATCGTATCCCTCATCCTGAATATCGAAAGCCTCATAGTCCTCGATCAGTAAAAGCTGAGCCAGGTTGATCAGTGAAATGCGAACTGCATTCTCACCTACCACGATATTTTGCTTTTCACTGGCATCGGTCGCCTTGATGTTCAGCAGGTCTCCTTCCGGCAGAACTCCAGCGTCTACCAGTTCCTGGGTACGCTCTATCTGCTCCATGGTCACAGCATTTTGCTGTTTGGAGGCTTCCAGGTTCGCTTTGTTAAGCAGTACTTGCAAATATGCGTTGGCCACAAACAGGGAAATATCGTCAGTCATCTTCTTCAGGCCATATTGAGCACCCAATTGGGCGATCTCTGCACGCTGCAGGCTTCTGAGGTTTCTCAAACCACGGAAAATGCTCAAACCTACTGTTGCGCTGTAAGAAGAGTTTCGGGAAGTCTGGTTGACTAGGACCCCGGTTACTACGTCCTGGGTAAGACCCGTATTCCAGTTATTACCTATGGAACCGTTTAGAGATGGCAGGTAATTACCAATGGCATCCGATTTTCCGATATCAGCCTCTTCGATGGCTAATTCCGATTGTTTGATCGAGATGTTGTTCTCCAGGGCGTATTCCACGCATTCCTGTAAGGTCCATTTCTTATTTTGACCAAAGGCTGTTACAACAGCCATTAGGGCTATCAGCAATAGGGTATGCTTCTTCATAAGACTCATAGTTGATGAATTTGTCTTGGGAAGGACAAAAGTGTTACAATAAAGTGTTAAAATTATCGGCGGCCGAATTGTTGGGCAGGCTTAATTTGGTTCCAGACCTTGATCTTATCGTCGGCTGTGATCCCACTTACGACCTCGACCAGGATACCATCGCTGATGCCTAATTCTACATCGCGACGCTCAAATTGCTGGTCACCTGTCTCTACCTCAACAAAAGGTTGTTGTGTCTTGGGATCGTACTGTACCAGTGCCTCTTTAATGGTCAGAACACTGTCTGCTCTGGCCAGGATGATGGAGGCGTTGGCACTCAGTCCTGCCCTAATAAAGGTGGTGTCGTTCATGGCCAGGGTACCTTTGATATCAAACTGAATGGCTCCGTTCTCGCTAACTCCCTTTGGAGCGATATAGTCCAGAACAGCATCAAACTTTTGGTTCTCGATGGCTCCAACGGTGATCTCAAGTGGAAGATTTTCACTGATCTTTCCAACTTCGGATTCGTCCACCTTACCTTCAAAGATCATCTTATCGACGTCCGCAAGGGTCGCGATGGTAGTACCATCGTTAAAGTTGTTGGCTTCGATCACCTGGTTTCCTGTTTTCACTGGTACATCCAGTACCATTCCGGACACAGTGGCCCGGATCTCCGTAGTCGCCGCAGATCCCAAGCCGGCGGTCGTACCAGTACGGATGATATCGTAATTCTGACGAGCTGCGGTCACATTGACGCGCTCCTGCTCATAGCGTTGTTTGGCCTGGTTGTATGTTAACTGTGCCTGATCGAACTCATTGGCAGAGATCACTCCCCTATCGTAAAGTCCTTTCTGACGATCGTAGATACTTTGCTGATTCTGATAAGCCAACCTCGCGGTTTCCATGGCGGTTTCCGCCGAAGCAATTCCGTTCTTGGCGCTGGTCAGGGAAGCTACATTTGGCACCACTTTTACTTTGGCGATCAGATCACCATTTTGAATGATATCCCCCGCTTCTACCATGATCTCATCGATAATACCAGAAATATTGGGTTTGATCAGTACTTCTTCCTTGGGCACTATACTCCCGGTAGCCACGGTCTTCTTGACTATGGTTCCTTTTTCGGCAGTCTGAGTGGTATATACTACAGGATCCTCCTGGTTCTTTTGCCACAGGTAATAGAGCGATATGGTAAAGACTACCGCAATGCTGACAAGTATAATGATGGTTACTGACTTCTTCATGATTGTTTTATTGTAGTTGTTGATGAATTTATTCTGTTCGTAAGGCGTCCACAGGTTTGACGCGAATTGCATTTTGGGCCGGGATGAATCCCGCAAATAATCCCGAAACGATCAGGATGATCAGCGCGGTCATGACCACCGAGATATCTACACTGGGGTTCATGAACATATCCACTGGGCCGGTTGCATCCAATACACTGTTAATCGCATAGATCACCAGGGCTCCCAAGGAAATTCCGGCCATACCGGAGATAATGGTCAAAAAGATGGACTCCAATAACACCTGACCACGGATGGACCAAGGCGTAGCGCCTAATGCGCGTCTAATTCCGATCTCCTTGGTTCTTTCTTTTACAACGATCAACATGATATTGGAAATACCTATGATCCCGGATAGTAGGACCAGGGTCCCAACAAAATAGGCGATGATCTTCAGGGCAAAGAAT contains:
- a CDS encoding TolC family protein — protein: MKKHTLLLIALMAVVTAFGQNKKWTLQECVEYALENNISIKQSELAIEEADIGKSDAIGNYLPSLNGSIGNNWNTGLTQDVVTGVLVNQTSRNSSYSATVGLSIFRGLRNLRSLQRAEIAQLGAQYGLKKMTDDISLFVANAYLQVLLNKANLEASKQQNAVTMEQIERTQELVDAGVLPEGDLLNIKATDASEKQNIVVGENAVRISLINLAQLLLIEDYEAFDIQDEGYDIIDEGIAAKDISEIIAAAQENRAEVKIAQTNYDLAEKDLQLARGAYYPTINGFFNYNTRESDRARIGSFIDPDNPTITTQIGVVETTGDAVIAEVPNSSLVELSPLPYWEQLWSNDGISYGLQLNVPIFNGLSARNNVKRSKVNVKRQEYLLEQAKLDLESNIYQAYVDARGSMKAFEAASTALESQQLAFEYAQQRYDVGLTNSFDFSQAKLLYDNALVEANRSKYDYIFRLKVLELYFGIPATELKF
- a CDS encoding efflux RND transporter periplasmic adaptor subunit, translating into MKKSVTIIILVSIAVVFTISLYYLWQKNQEDPVVYTTQTAEKGTIVKKTVATGSIVPKEEVLIKPNISGIIDEIMVEAGDIIQNGDLIAKVKVVPNVASLTSAKNGIASAETAMETARLAYQNQQSIYDRQKGLYDRGVISANEFDQAQLTYNQAKQRYEQERVNVTAARQNYDIIRTGTTAGLGSAATTEIRATVSGMVLDVPVKTGNQVIEANNFNDGTTIATLADVDKMIFEGKVDESEVGKISENLPLEITVGAIENQKFDAVLDYIAPKGVSENGAIQFDIKGTLAMNDTTFIRAGLSANASIILARADSVLTIKEALVQYDPKTQQPFVEVETGDQQFERRDVELGISDGILVEVVSGITADDKIKVWNQIKPAQQFGRR